From Bos taurus isolate L1 Dominette 01449 registration number 42190680 breed Hereford chromosome 29, ARS-UCD2.0, whole genome shotgun sequence, a single genomic window includes:
- the OR10AI1 gene encoding olfactory receptor 10D3, whose translation MIVFPFMNLLVASCGFWCCGSLTYCHFPSFQDKNLTFTEIRNHTLVKEFILLGIPRTQGQEVVLFVVFFIFYACTLLGNLLILLAVVSDSRLHTPMYFFLCNLSVLDIGFSSVSTPKMLANLLVKSRVISLDGCMSQVFFYHFLGCTESLLYTVMVYDRFAAICHPLRYAIIMNRRACALLVAGTWAISSFHATSLTTLTFQLPYCGSNEIDYFFCDIFPVVKLACSNTLVIETVSFTNIGLIPMICFLLIVCSYLRIITAVLKMRSAEGRHKAASTCASHLSVVTLFFGPCALVYTQPSLSEVLVTPVQIFASVITPMLNPTIYTLRNKDVKGALKKLVGGQMVSEGGH comes from the coding sequence ATGATCGTCTTTCCTTTTATGAATCTATTGGTAGCAAGCTGCGGATTTTGGTGCTGTGGGTCATTAACTTACTGTCACTTCCCCTCTTTCCAGGACAAAAATCTAACTTTTACAGAGATAAGGAATCACACTTTGGTTAAAGAGTTCATCCTGTTGGGCATCCCTCGAACCCAGGGGCAAGAAGTTGTGCTGTTTGTGGTGTTCTTCATCTTCTACGCCTGCACTCTGCTAGGAAATCTGCTTATCCTGCTAGCTGTGGTGTCTGATTCCCGCCTCCACACTcctatgtatttctttctttgtaaccTCTCTGTGCTGGACATTGGTTTCTCTTCTGTGAGCACCCCAAAGATGTTGGCCAACCTGCTGGTGAAGAGCCGGGTCATCTCCCTGGATGGCTGCATGTCCCAGGTCTTCTTTTACCACTTCCTAGGCTGCACGGAGTCTCTGCTCTACACGGTGATGGTGTATGACCGATTTGCTGCAATCTGCCACCCGCTGCGTTATGCCATCATCATGAACCGTCGGGCGTGTGCCCTGCTGGTGGCTGGCACCTGGGCTATTAGCTCTTTCCACGCCACAAGTCTCACTACACTGACCTTCCAATTGCCATACTGTGGGTCTAATGAGATAGATTATTTCTTCTGCGACATCTTTCCTGTTGTCAAATTGGCCTGTAGTAACACACTCGTCATTGAGACGGTGAGCTTCACCAACATTGGCCTCATTCCCATGATCTGTTTCCTCCTCATTGTTTGCTCCTACTTGCGCATCATCACTGCAGTGCTAAAGATGCGCTCGGCTGAGGGGCGGCACAAGGCGGCGtccacctgtgcctcccacctCTCTGTGGTCACTCTGTTCTTTGGGCCCTGTGCTCTTGTCTATACCCAGCCGTCTTTGAGTGAGGTGCTGGTCACTCCAGTGCAAATCTTTGCAAGTGTAATCACTCCCATGCTGAACCCCACAATCTATACTTTGAGAAACAAAGATGTCAAGGGCGCCCTGAAGAAACTGGTTGGGGGCCAGATGGTTTCAGAAGGAGGTCACTAG
- the OR10D3 gene encoding olfactory receptor 10D3 — protein MKNCSEVTEFILLGIPHTEGLETLLFVLFLPFYACTLLGNMSILVTVLSSNSLHTPMYFFLGNLSVFDMSFSSVTCPKMLLYLMGLSPRISYKDCVSQLFFFHFLGSIDCFLYTVMAYDRFTAICHPLRYAVIMSPRVCVALAVGTWLLGCVHSSVLTLLTFTLPYCGPNEVAHFFCDIPALLPLACADTSLAQRVSFTNVGLVSLVCFLLILVSYTRIIISILRIPSAEGRHRAFSTCSAHLIAILCAYGHIITVYLQPTPNPMLGTVVQILMNLVGPMLNPLIYTLRNKEVKTALKKVLHRTNHVLVI, from the coding sequence ATGAAGAACTGCTCTGAGGTGACTGAGTTCATCCTGTTGGGAATCCCGCACACGGAGGGGCTGGAGACTCTACTCTTTGTCCTGTTCTTGCCCTTCTATGCCTGCACCCTGCTGGGAAACATGTCGATCCTTGTAACTGTTCTTTCTTCCAATAGCCTTCACACACCCATGTATTTTTTCCTGGGGAATTTGTCTGTGTTTGATATGAGTTTCTCCTCTGTGACCTGTCCTAAAATGCTGCTCTACCTCATGGGCCTGAGCCCACGCATTTCCTACAAGGACTGTGTCTCCCAGCTCTTCTTCTTCCATTTCCTCGGCAGCATCGACTGTTTCTTGTACaccgtgatggcctatgaccgcttcaCTGCCATCTGTCACCCTCTGCGGTACGCAGTCATCATGAGCCCTAGAGTCTGCGTGGCCTTGGCTGTGGGGACGTGGCTGCTAGGATGTGTCCATTCCAGCGTCCTGACTTTGCTTACCTTCACCCTGCCGTACTGTGGTCCCAATGAAGTGGCTCACTTCTTTTGTGATATTCCAGCACTCTTACCCTTGGCCTGTGCTGATACATCCTTGGCCCAGAGGGTGAGTTTCACTAACGTTGGCCTAGTATCTCTAGTCTGCTTTCTCCTAATCCTTGTGTCTTATACTCGGATCATCATCTCCATCTTGCGGATTCCATCAGCTGAGGGCCGTCACCGGGCCTTCTCCACCTGCAGTGCCCATCTCATCGCCATCCTCTGTGCCTATGGACACATCATTACCGTCTACCTGCAGCCCACACCTAACCCCATGCTAGGAACCGTGGTGCAAATTCTGATGAATCTGGTGGGACCAATGCTGAACCCTTTAATCTACACCTTGAGGAATAAAGAAGTAAAAACGGCTCTGAAAAAAGTATTGCACAGGACAAACCATGTTCTTGTGATTTAA